A window from Mytilus galloprovincialis chromosome 8, xbMytGall1.hap1.1, whole genome shotgun sequence encodes these proteins:
- the LOC143042496 gene encoding F-box/WD repeat-containing protein 7-like, protein MASKKIDINKASVEDFEKVNGIGLRKAKAIIKYRKSFGGFSTVKDLSSVPGVGDCIVEQSRTQLTCSNRKRKAVRTPKVKDNVCKEQPSSSGLSARSIRHNQRALFKSTGEHVDDGNSIVSHEGHMSEEESGDEVMFREEDRSNAQHKSRIPIPVNGLFSSHVMKRKGHVVKEEPDSSPGKKFCRDGDYQSTFVNLQKSSRQNLIATQRMRIPSKEHPPDKLAEWLQIFQNWGNAERLMALDELITFCDPTQVRHMMQVIEPQFQRDFISLLPKELALYVLSFLEPKSLLKAAQTCRYWRVLAEDNLLWREKCREESIDDNLVYGINRLRRRHTSRCPWKSLYMRQHQIELNWRTGEIPGPKLLKGHDDHVITCLEFCGTRIVSGSDDNTLKVWSAITGKCLRTLVGHTGGVWSSQMSNSVVISGSTDRTLKVWNADTGQCIHTLYGHSSTVRCMHLHKNVVVSGSRDATLRVWDIDSGACLHVLMGHVAAVRCVQYDGRRVVSGAYDYMVKVWDPETETCLHTLQGHTNRVYSLQFDGIHIVSGSLDTSIRVWDVEAGNCLHTLIGHQSLTSGLELKDNILVSGNADSTVKVWDITTGQCLQTLQGPNKHSSAVTCLQFNKKFVITSSDDGTVKIWDLKTGDFIRNLVALDSGGSGGVVWRVRCSNTKLVCAVGSRNGTEETKLHVLDFDVDEKKCLY, encoded by the exons ATGGCAAGCAAGAAAATAGATATCAACAAGGCTAGTGTAGAAGACTTTGAAAAAGTAAATGGTATTGGTTTAAGAAAAGCAAAAGCTATCATCAAATACAGAAAG TCATTTGGAGGTTTCTCAACCGTAAAGGATTTGAGTAGTGTCCCAGGAGTTGGGGATTGTATTGTGGAACAAAGTCGTACTCAGTTGACATGTAGTAACCGCAAACGCAAAGCTGTCAG GACACCTAAAGTAAAAGATAATGTTTGTAAGGAACAGCCATCATCTAGTGGGTTATCAGCCAGATCTATCAGACACAATCAACGAGCACTGTTCAAATCAACAGGGGAACATGTTGATGATGGTAACAGTATTGTATCCCACGAAGGTCACATGTCAGAGGAAGAGTCTGGCGATGAGGTTATGTTCCGTGAAGAAGACAGGTCTAATGCTCAACATAAATCTAGGATTCCTATACCAGTCAATGGACTCTTCAGTAGCCATGTG ATGAAAAGAAAAGGTCATGTGGTAAAGGAAGAGCCTGACTCGTCTCCTGGGAAAAAATTCTGTCGAGATGGTGATTATCAAAG taCCTTTGTGAACTTACAAAAGTCATCACGACAGAATTTAATTGCTACACAACGAATGAGGATTCCCTCCAAAGAGCATCCTCCAGACAAATTAGCGGAATGGCTGCAAATATTTCAG AATTGGGGTAATGCTGAGAGGTTGATGGCTCTGGATGAGTTGATTACATTCTGTGATCCCACACAAGTTCGTCACATGATGCAGGTCATTGAACCTCAGTTCCAGAGAGATTTTATATCACTTTTGCCAAAAGAA cTTGCCCTTTATGTGCTGTCTTTCCTGGAGCCAAAATCTTTACTTAAAGCTGCCCAGACGTGTCGATACTGGCGAGTACTGGCAGAGGACAATTTACTCTGGAGAGAGAAATGTCGCGAAGAAAGTATTGATGATAATTTAGTGTATGGGATTAATCGACTCAGACGACGTCATACCTCACGGTGTCCTTGGAAGTCATTGTACATGAGGCAGCATCAAATAGAACTCAACTGGAGAACAGGAGAAATACCTGGTCCAAAG TTGTTAAAAGGTCATGATGACCATGTGATAACCTGTTTAGAGTTTTGTGGAACTCGTATTGTCAGTGGGTCAGATGACAACACCCTCAAAGTATGGTCTGCCATCACAGGAAAG tGCTTAAGGACATTAGTTGGTCACACAGGAGGGGTGTGGTCATCCCAGATGTCTAACAGTGTGGTCATCAGTGGTTCTACTGACCGCACACTTAAAGTGTGGAATGCAGACACAGGCCAGTGTATACATACATTGTACGGACATTCTTCTACAGTAAGATGTATGCATTTACATAAAAATGT GGTGGTGAGTGGATCACGAGATGCTACATTACGGGTATGGGATATTGATAGTGGTGCTTGTTTACATGTATTGATGGGACATGTGGCAGCAGTGAGATGTGTTCAGTATGATGGACGGAGGGTGGTCAGTGGAGCCTATGATTACATGGTGAAAGTCTGGGATCCAGAAACAGAAACATGTTTACATACACTTCAGGGACATACAAATAGGGTTTACTCGCTACAG TTTGATGGGATTCACATTGTGAGTGGATCTCTGGACACATCTATCCGGGTTTGGGATGTAGAAGCTGGCAACTGTTTACATACATTAATTGGTCATCAGTCCTTGACCAGTGGTCTGGAACTGAAGGACAATATCCTGGTTTCTGGTAATGCAGATTCTACTGTCAAAGTATGGGATATAACTACAGGCCAGTGTCTTCAAACCTTACAAG gACCCAATAAACATTCTAGTGCTGTGACCTGTTTACAGTTCAACAAAAAGTTTGTGATCACATCCTCAGATGATGGAACAGTCAAAATATGGGACTTAAAAACTGGTGACTTCATCCGGAATCTTGTGGCATTAGACAGTGGAGGTAGTGGAGGGGTCGTGTGGAGAGTTCGATGTAGTAACACTAAACTTGTCTGTGCTGTTGGTAGTAGAAATGGCACTGAAGAAACAAAACTTCATGTACTCGACTTTGATGTGGATGAAAAGAAATGTTTATACTGA